TAGTGTCAATGAAGCATGGAGCATTTGTGGAAGTTAACGAAGCTTTCATCAGAAGAAACGGTTATGACAAAGAGGAATTAATGGGCGTCAGGATGATTGATATCCATCATTGGGTTGACATAAATCAGTATTTTGAGTTTATTGAGGATATTAAAAAAGAAGGTTCCATCAATAACTATGATGTCAGATTTCGCAAAAAATCAGGTGAGATATGGAGAGCCTTGTTGTCAGGGGTTATCATTATGTGGAATAATGAGCAATGCACCCTGGCAATCGCTAATGATATTACAGAACTAAGACGTTACCAGAGAGAAATTGAGCGTTTAGAACGTCTAAACTTAATCGGAGAAATGTCAGCCAGTATTTCTCATGAGATAAGAAATCCAATGACCACTGTCAGAGGCTTCCTGCAGTTGTTTTTGAAAAGGGAAAGGTATGCCCAGGACAAAGATTACATACTTTTGATGATAGAGGAGCTGGATCGGGCTAATTCAATTATCACAGAGTTCCTTGCCCTTGCCAAAAATAAGGCTGTTGAATTGAAGAGCCAAAGTCTAAATAAGATAATAGAGACCCTCTTCCCTCTGCTTCAGGCCGAAGCCATGAAACAAGATAAAATTATTGAACTGGAACTTGGTGATATTCCGTATGTAACCTTTGATAAAAATGAGATTCACCAGCTTATCCTTAACCTTGTTCTTAACGGTCTCGAGGCAATGCCGGCAGGAGGATGTATAACCATCAAGACGTTCCAGGAACGCGCTCAGGTAGTCCTTGCTGTGCAGGACCGTGGGACAGGGATTGCTCCGGAGGTCCTTGAAAAAATAGGCACGCCTTTCTTTACAACCAAGGAGAATGGCACCGGGCTGGGAGTGGCCATATGCTACAGCATTGCTCAGAGGCATAATGCCAGGATAGATATAGCGACTGATTCCAACGGGACAACTTTTTACGTTAGGTTTAAGGCTTAACAGCGCTTGGTTGCTTTACTTGCTTATGGGGCCGGTCCGGGCGGGCCGGCGAACTGTGCGTAAATCCGGTTGATTACACTCTCTTCGATGTTTTTATACCCGCTCTTTAAAAACTCATAACAACCGCCGTTGGTCACGAAAATAACCCCGTTGTTTTCGTCGCGGTCAAAATACATGTCGCTGACCAGGCCGCAGGCATCCCCGGCGTGCCCGGTCAGCCTCCTGCCCGCCAGGGCGTCGGTGATGTGGAACATTAGACCCATCTGCCTGAAGAACCCTGCCAACCCGAAACCGCACCAATGTATCTGGTGCATCAGATCAACAGCAGCTCTACTTAGAATACGGACACCGCCATAAACTCCCCCGTTCATATGAGCAATCGTGAACTTGGCCAGGTCAAGCACACTTGTCCTGACCGCCCCCGCCGGGCCGATATAGAAGTTCCCCAAAGGGTGTTGATATGTCCTTCTGGATGGCCTCTGGCCTTCCGGATAGTAATCGCAGGCCGGGTAAAACCTGTCGTCTCCGCTCGTTTCATAAAGAACGGCGATTTTTTGGTGATTGACGATATCGGCCGGCACATAGCTGGCATCCATCCCCAGCGGCTTAAAAATGTGGTTTATGGCATACCGGTCGAAACGTTCCCCTGAGAGCATTTCCACCAGAGCGCCGATGATGCCGGCGCCGAAATTGGAGTAGTTGAAACGGGCGCCCGGCCGGTAGTCGCCCCAGGTCAAACTGCTGTAAGCCTCACTGCCGGGGACCAGGAGTTCCCTTAAGGGAGGTGGGTTGGGTGAACTTAAAGCCGCCGCATATCCGCCGGTATCCAGGATGCTGGAGGTATGGGTTAAGAGCATGTGGAACGTAATTTTATCATCAGGATAATGCGGGTTTCTAACCGGGTAGCCCAGGCAACTGCTGATATCGCTGTCGAGGCGGAAGAGACCCGACTCCCAGAGCTGCATCAGTGCGGTAGCGGTAATTGTTTTGGAAACCGAGGCTATCCTGTAGATAGTATCGGGGCCTGCCGGGCGGCTTTTCTCTAAATCAGCCCACCCATAGCCATTGGCCCAGACCACCCCGCCGTCCTTGACAAAGGCTGCGGAAACTCCGACGATTTGACTCTTATGCATTTCCTCCAGGATCGCAGTATCCAGGATGTTTTGGGGGACATTGGGGTAAGGTTTTAGGCTGACCTCTTGTGGTGGACCGGCCTGCTCCGGCCAAAAAGGTTCGGCCGGGTTGGCCTGTTGTTGCCAGTGGTACAGTGGACGGGACATATATATCCACCTCGCAGACCTCGTTTAAATACGGAAGCAGGGGGACGGGAAGCAGGGGGACGGTTCTTTTGCTTCCCTGAAAATAGCTTTACGGCTCAGAGCGAATCCCCCAAAATGCAGGGGCGAATTCAATCGCAAAGAAGTTACATTAGCCCCCATGCCGCCTGCCTGGTGTTTTCATGGCGCGGAGCGCCGCGCTGGCGGCGGGTGGAACTACTTTGTATATCTATATAAAATATGTATGTATCATACAAAAGAGCATACCCCATTAGAACCTTCATCTTTCCGGTTTGGCTGTGGTGCTGGAAGGTATTCCCGTGGCAATTAAGGGATATGACGGCTCACCGGAAAAAATTCCTGTAGCTTTATCCCCGTTATTTGGACAACAAGCCAATAGAAATACAGTATGAAATGTACATAAACTTAAAATAAAAGGGTTTTTGATGTTGAAATTCTTCTATAAACTTGTTAATATAAGGCTGTAATAAATCCAGCCCGTTTTGCATACGGGCATATTGTTTTGTATAACTTAGAACCACAAACGGGGAGAAAGTGTGCCTAGGGTTCCATGTCTTCAGCCTTTAGGGAAGGCAGTTCGGTCCAAGCGGCACAGGCCTGATGGAAATTGGCCGGTATTCGGTTTGTGTCTGCAGCCATTTCCTTATGGTTACACCGATCAGGGAGAAAAGCCCAGGCGGGTAGGTTTCACTCGAAATCCTATTCGTCCGGGCTTATGTTTTTTGGGGATTGGGATACTACTTGATATTAATAATATGATCAGGCCAAATGATATGGTGTTTGGTATGAATGTATTACCAAAGGGAGAGAAACTAAAAATGTCAAAAATCCTGGTTGGCATAGTCATGGGCAGTGATTCCGACCTGCCGGTAATGAGAGCGGCCTCCGATGTGCTGGAGGAATTGGGAATTCCCTGTGAAGTGGTCATATCCTCCGCCCACCGGGTTCCGGACAAGACCGCCGCATACGCCAGGACAGCTGTGGAGCGGGGCCTTGCGGTAATCATCGCCGGGGCCGGCCAGGCTGCCCACCTGGCGGGCGTAATAGCGGCCCATACTCCTCTACCGGTTATCGGCGTTCCCCTGCAGTCGGGTCCTCTTAGCGGGGTTGACGCTCTCTATGCCACTGTCCAAATGCCTTCCGGTATTCCGGTAGCCACCGTGGCTATCAACGGGGCCAAGAACGCCGGTATCCTTGCCGCCCAAATCATTGGCGCGACGGACTCTGCAGTGAGAGACAGGGTAACGGCTTTTAAGGATAAGCTGGCCAGACAGGTCACTGAAAAAGACGCCCTTTTAAATGAACTGGGCATCGACGGGTATCTGGAACGGTCGAGAAAATAAGGCATAAAAGCTGTTGAGTATGGAGGATTAACAATGATCGAAAGATACACTCTGCCTGAAATGAAGGCTGTCTGGTCCGAGGAAAACAAATTCCGCAAGTGGCTGGACGTTGAAATTTATGCCTGTGAAGCTTTGGCCGAGCTGGGTCAGGTGCCGCCGGCGGCGCTGGCTGAAATCAAGGAAAAAGCGAATTTTGATGTACAGCGTATTGCCGAAATTGAAGCTGTGACCAACCATGATATCATTGCCTTTACCACCAACGTGGCTGAGTATGTGGGCGAAGCCGGCAAGTACATCCACCTCGGCCTGACTTCCTCGGACGTTTTGGACACGGCTATGGCTGTCCTGATGAAAGAGGCCGGGCGATATCTGCTGGTAAGATTGGAAAAGCTGAAGGAAGCTCTTTTGGAAAAAGCCGTGGAGCACCGCAACACCGTGATGATCGGCCGTACCCACGGCATCCACGCCGAGCCCATCACCTTTGGTTTAAAAATGTTGCTCTGGGTAGACGAGGTAGAACGCTGTATCCAGAGAATGGAGCGGGCGGTGGAGATTATCAGCGTGGGTAAAATCTCCGGAGCGGTGGGGACCTACGCCAACATTAACCCGCGTGTAGAGGCGCATGTCTGCGCCAGGCTTGGCCTGGCGCCGGCCAAAGTGAGTACCCAGGTGCTGCAGCGCGACCGGCACGCCGAGTATTTGACCACGATCGCGGTTATCGGCAGTTCCCTGGACAAGTTCGCCACCGAACTGCGCAGCCTCCAGCGTACGGACATCCTTGAGGTTGAGGAGCAGTTCAAGAAGGGTCAGAAAGGGTCCTCGGCCATGCCGCACAAGCGCAATCCCATTACCGGCGAGCGTATCTCCGGGCTGGCCCGCCTCCTGCGCGGCAACGCTTTGGCCGCCATGGAAAACGTGGCCCTGTGGAACGAACGTGATATCTCTCATTCCTCGGTAGAGCGGGTCATTGTCCCCGACTCTACGATTACTCTGGACTACATGCTGGCCAAGCTCACCGACATTATCACCAACCTGCAGGTTTACCCGGAAAACATGTTGAAGAATATTGATCGCACCCATGGCTTGATTTTTTCTCAGCGGGTGCTGTTGGCCCTGGTGGAAGAGAAAGGCCTGACCAGGGAGCGTGCTTACGAGCTGGTGCAGCGCAACGCTATGCAGTCCTGGCGCACCGGAGAGAGCTTCCGCAGCCTGCTGCTGAAGGATGGTGATGTTGCTTCGCTCCTCACTCCTCAGGAGGTTGATGAACTCTTTGACTATAACTACCACCTGAAAAATGTTGATTTAATATACAGCAGGTTCGGCCTGTAGTTCACATAACACCGTCGTGGTTCCCGCAGCAGCGGATGAAATGGGTTGCCCACGGGCCCCGTCGGCGAACGTATCATGAAAGCACCAGGCGATGCAAGGGCGATTTCAAACCGCACACGGCGCGCTGGTGCCGGACCTGCATGACATTTGTGCGAATGAATTCGCGCTGCGAGCTAAACAGATGTACGGTTATTTTCAAGGAAGCAAAAGAACCGTCCCCCTGCTTCCGTTATTTTCAAAAATTAAGATGCGGGAGGTTTGACAAGTGCCTCGTCAACTTGAACGACTTTACGAAGGAAAGGCCAAGCGGGTTTACCGCACAGATGATCCGGATTTATACCTGGTGGAGTACAAGGACGACGCCACTGCCTTTAACGGCGCCAAAAAAGGGACCATACAAAATAAAGGCGTGCTTAACAACCAGATCTCGGGAGTGTTTTTCCGCATGCTGGAAGAGCGGGGGATACCTACCCACTTTGTAGAACTGGTCAGCGACCGGGAGATGCTGGTTAAAACACTGGAAATAGTACCGGTGGAGGTTGTGGTCCGCAATATTGCCGCCGGCAGCTTGGCCAAGCGCCTGGGACTGGCGGAAGGGACCGTCCTGTCCTCACCGGTTCTTGAGTATTACTACAAGAGCGATGAACTGGGCGACCCCATGATCAACGACTACCATATCAGGGCGCTTGGCCTGGCTTCTCCTGAACAAATGGAGCGGATCCGGGATATTGCCCTGGCTGTAAACAGTATCATGCTCGAATACCTGGCAGACAAAAATATCGATCTGGTAGACTTTAAACTTGAATTTGGTATACACAAAGGTGCGGTTATCCTGGGCGACGAGATTTCTCCTGATACCTGCCGTTTCTGGGATAAACACACCCGCGAAAAGCTGGACAAGGACCGCTTCCGCCGCGACCTGGGCAATGTTGAAGGAGCTTACGAAGAGGTTTTTAAACGGCTGACCGGGAAGAGTTTTAGTTAAACTTCCCATATCGTTAACAAGGTTTTAGAGAAGAGAAAATATAGAGATGTGGGAATGGAGGAGCAAAATGGCCGGGGATTTTGGAAATGGATACGATGAGGTCTTGCCGGTGGTTGACAAGCCGCGGGAAGAATGCGGTATTTTCGGTATCTACGGGCCGGGCTTTGACGTAGCCAGGCTTACCTACTATGGTCTTTACGCCCTGCAGCACC
This genomic interval from Pelotomaculum schinkii contains the following:
- a CDS encoding serine hydrolase domain-containing protein, whose amino-acid sequence is MSRPLYHWQQQANPAEPFWPEQAGPPQEVSLKPYPNVPQNILDTAILEEMHKSQIVGVSAAFVKDGGVVWANGYGWADLEKSRPAGPDTIYRIASVSKTITATALMQLWESGLFRLDSDISSCLGYPVRNPHYPDDKITFHMLLTHTSSILDTGGYAAALSSPNPPPLRELLVPGSEAYSSLTWGDYRPGARFNYSNFGAGIIGALVEMLSGERFDRYAINHIFKPLGMDASYVPADIVNHQKIAVLYETSGDDRFYPACDYYPEGQRPSRRTYQHPLGNFYIGPAGAVRTSVLDLAKFTIAHMNGGVYGGVRILSRAAVDLMHQIHWCGFGLAGFFRQMGLMFHITDALAGRRLTGHAGDACGLVSDMYFDRDENNGVIFVTNGGCYEFLKSGYKNIEESVINRIYAQFAGPPGPAP
- the purC gene encoding phosphoribosylaminoimidazolesuccinocarboxamide synthase, giving the protein MPRQLERLYEGKAKRVYRTDDPDLYLVEYKDDATAFNGAKKGTIQNKGVLNNQISGVFFRMLEERGIPTHFVELVSDREMLVKTLEIVPVEVVVRNIAAGSLAKRLGLAEGTVLSSPVLEYYYKSDELGDPMINDYHIRALGLASPEQMERIRDIALAVNSIMLEYLADKNIDLVDFKLEFGIHKGAVILGDEISPDTCRFWDKHTREKLDKDRFRRDLGNVEGAYEEVFKRLTGKSFS
- the purB gene encoding adenylosuccinate lyase, with amino-acid sequence MIERYTLPEMKAVWSEENKFRKWLDVEIYACEALAELGQVPPAALAEIKEKANFDVQRIAEIEAVTNHDIIAFTTNVAEYVGEAGKYIHLGLTSSDVLDTAMAVLMKEAGRYLLVRLEKLKEALLEKAVEHRNTVMIGRTHGIHAEPITFGLKMLLWVDEVERCIQRMERAVEIISVGKISGAVGTYANINPRVEAHVCARLGLAPAKVSTQVLQRDRHAEYLTTIAVIGSSLDKFATELRSLQRTDILEVEEQFKKGQKGSSAMPHKRNPITGERISGLARLLRGNALAAMENVALWNERDISHSSVERVIVPDSTITLDYMLAKLTDIITNLQVYPENMLKNIDRTHGLIFSQRVLLALVEEKGLTRERAYELVQRNAMQSWRTGESFRSLLLKDGDVASLLTPQEVDELFDYNYHLKNVDLIYSRFGL
- the purE gene encoding 5-(carboxyamino)imidazole ribonucleotide mutase; protein product: MSKILVGIVMGSDSDLPVMRAASDVLEELGIPCEVVISSAHRVPDKTAAYARTAVERGLAVIIAGAGQAAHLAGVIAAHTPLPVIGVPLQSGPLSGVDALYATVQMPSGIPVATVAINGAKNAGILAAQIIGATDSAVRDRVTAFKDKLARQVTEKDALLNELGIDGYLERSRK